In the genome of Candidatus Binatus sp., one region contains:
- a CDS encoding dihydrolipoamide acetyltransferase family protein → MAVEVTMPKFGLTMHEGTVQRFFKAVGDAVKAGEPLYEVETEKVLYEVEAPADGTLAATLVEDGETVECGIAVAVIAEQGEDLAQVASRYEKSAARSEPAAATNSSPQSARPQTSAEPSGGRRAASPIARKLAAELGVNLDRVEGSGPGGRITREDVERAAKSAPAPRAPSPAQSDKPIALRGMRKIIAERMHQSLQQSAQLTITTEADVTPATELRARLTRDFDFSYTDLMIHAVARALMRHPRMNTRLDGNELSIASAANVGLAVALEEGLIVPVIAGAERKSLREIAIESKALGEKARAGHLKLEDVTGGTFTITNLGTYGVDAFTPILNIGEAGILGVGRIIEKPAIYRGEIARRAMMTLSLTFDHRVIDGVPAAEYLQTVIEVFNYGER, encoded by the coding sequence GTGGCGGTCGAAGTGACGATGCCCAAGTTTGGGCTCACGATGCATGAGGGGACGGTTCAGCGTTTCTTCAAGGCCGTCGGCGACGCGGTCAAGGCAGGCGAGCCGCTCTACGAAGTCGAAACCGAAAAAGTTCTGTACGAAGTCGAAGCGCCCGCCGACGGCACGCTCGCAGCGACGCTGGTCGAAGACGGTGAGACCGTCGAATGCGGAATCGCAGTCGCGGTGATCGCCGAGCAGGGTGAAGATCTCGCGCAAGTCGCGTCGCGTTACGAAAAATCCGCGGCGCGATCCGAGCCTGCTGCCGCGACCAACTCGAGTCCGCAATCTGCGCGGCCGCAAACTTCGGCAGAACCAAGCGGAGGACGCCGCGCCGCGAGTCCAATCGCGCGCAAGCTTGCCGCCGAACTCGGCGTGAACCTCGATCGCGTCGAAGGCTCCGGACCCGGCGGACGCATCACGCGCGAGGACGTCGAGCGCGCCGCAAAATCTGCGCCTGCTCCTCGCGCGCCATCGCCTGCGCAATCCGATAAGCCAATCGCGTTGCGCGGGATGCGCAAAATTATCGCCGAGCGGATGCATCAAAGCCTCCAGCAAAGCGCGCAACTCACGATCACCACCGAAGCGGACGTGACACCCGCAACCGAACTGCGCGCGCGCCTCACCCGCGATTTCGATTTTTCATACACCGACCTGATGATTCACGCGGTCGCGCGCGCCCTGATGCGCCATCCGCGGATGAACACGCGCCTCGACGGCAACGAGCTATCCATCGCATCGGCGGCGAACGTTGGTCTGGCCGTGGCGCTCGAGGAAGGCCTGATCGTGCCGGTAATCGCCGGCGCCGAACGCAAGTCGCTGCGCGAGATCGCGATCGAAAGCAAGGCGCTCGGCGAAAAAGCGCGCGCGGGTCATCTCAAACTTGAGGACGTGACCGGCGGCACCTTCACTATCACCAATCTAGGCACCTACGGCGTTGACGCGTTCACGCCGATTCTGAATATCGGCGAGGCCGGCATCCTCGGCGTCGGCCGGATCATCGAGAAGCCCGCAATCTACCGCGGCGAGATCGCGCGCCGCGCGATGATGACGCTCAGCCTCACCTTCGATCATCGCGTGATCGACGGCGTCCCCGCGGCCGAGTACCTGCAAACCGTGATCGAAGTCTTCAACTACGGCGAGCGCTGA
- a CDS encoding DUF433 domain-containing protein — MLPYESNDPLFDAPAYSLASAARYLRIQPGTLREWCIAKRDLPALILTANVQPLELSFANLLECHVIRALRERLSLESVRNGIVTAKSMYDTIHPLLDPRARTDGASLLFQTSDEHELVDVSHGGQVVMRPIVSMFLQRISWDDTKLFPFVKDASPDEPKIVSIGLRIASGRSVIDGTGISTAIIASRFSAREHPLVLAKEYGLTEEQVYEAIRWERPYGAAA; from the coding sequence ATGTTGCCTTACGAATCTAACGATCCGCTGTTTGATGCACCTGCGTACAGCCTGGCCAGCGCTGCTCGATACCTGCGCATTCAGCCGGGAACACTACGCGAGTGGTGTATCGCTAAACGCGATTTGCCTGCGCTGATTCTCACCGCGAATGTTCAGCCCTTAGAACTGTCGTTTGCGAATCTCTTAGAATGCCATGTAATACGGGCGCTGCGAGAACGCCTGTCTCTGGAGAGCGTTCGCAACGGAATAGTCACTGCCAAAAGCATGTACGACACCATTCATCCTTTGCTCGACCCGCGCGCAAGGACTGATGGCGCATCTTTATTATTCCAAACGAGTGACGAACATGAATTGGTAGACGTATCGCACGGCGGGCAGGTCGTAATGCGGCCCATCGTTTCGATGTTTTTGCAACGCATCAGTTGGGATGACACCAAGTTATTTCCTTTTGTGAAAGACGCATCTCCAGATGAACCAAAAATAGTTTCCATAGGGCTACGGATTGCTTCTGGAAGGTCTGTCATCGATGGCACCGGAATATCAACTGCTATTATTGCTTCTCGATTTTCAGCACGAGAGCACCCGCTAGTCTTAGCCAAAGAATACGGGCTTACCGAGGAGCAGGTCTACGAAGCAATCAGATGGGAACGTCCCTACGGGGCAGCTGCGTAG
- a CDS encoding alpha-ketoacid dehydrogenase subunit beta, whose protein sequence is MPQLNFIQAINTALAEEMERDPLTFLMGEDVILSAFGATKGLIDKFGPKRVRNTPISEAGFVGAAVGAAMAGTRPICEVEFASFFYCAFDQVCNQAAKLRYMSGGQATMPITFRAVFGAMGGAAAQHSETVYAQFLSVPGLKLVVPSGPSDMKGLLKSAIRDNNPVIVFEHGGLGRLKEEVPGGDHLVPLGKAAIKREGKNVTLVAIGAMVPKAMKVADKLAKENISVEVLDPRTLIPLDEDAILASVEKTNRVVIADEGHLRGGAAADIAAIVADKGFDFLDAPVRRVTSLDVPIPFSPPLEKAAIADEARIEAAIRDVVGR, encoded by the coding sequence ATGCCGCAATTAAATTTCATCCAGGCGATCAATACCGCGCTCGCCGAAGAAATGGAGCGCGACCCGCTCACCTTCCTGATGGGCGAGGACGTCATCCTCAGCGCATTCGGCGCGACCAAGGGCCTGATCGATAAATTCGGCCCGAAGCGCGTCCGCAACACGCCGATCTCGGAGGCCGGCTTCGTCGGCGCCGCGGTCGGCGCCGCGATGGCTGGCACGCGGCCGATCTGCGAAGTCGAGTTCGCGAGCTTTTTCTATTGCGCATTCGATCAGGTGTGCAATCAGGCGGCCAAGCTGCGCTATATGTCTGGCGGCCAGGCGACGATGCCGATCACGTTTCGGGCGGTGTTCGGCGCGATGGGCGGTGCGGCGGCGCAGCATTCCGAAACCGTGTACGCGCAGTTTCTCAGCGTGCCCGGCCTCAAGCTGGTCGTGCCGTCGGGACCGTCCGACATGAAGGGCCTTTTGAAAAGCGCGATTCGCGACAACAACCCCGTGATCGTTTTCGAGCACGGCGGCCTCGGCCGCCTGAAGGAAGAAGTACCCGGCGGCGATCATCTGGTGCCACTCGGCAAAGCTGCGATCAAACGCGAAGGCAAGAACGTCACGCTGGTCGCGATTGGCGCGATGGTGCCGAAGGCGATGAAAGTCGCGGACAAACTCGCGAAAGAAAATATCTCGGTCGAAGTGCTCGATCCGCGCACGCTCATTCCGCTCGATGAAGATGCGATCCTCGCCTCGGTCGAGAAAACCAATCGCGTGGTGATCGCCGACGAAGGACATCTGCGCGGTGGCGCCGCGGCCGATATCGCCGCGATCGTCGCCGACAAGGGCTTCGATTTCCTCGACGCTCCCGTGCGCCGCGTGACTTCGCTCGACGTGCCGATTCCGTTCAGCCCGCCGCTCGAAAAGGCCGCCATCGCCGACGAAGCGCGCATCGAAGCCGCAATTCGCGACGTGGTCGGACGCTGA
- a CDS encoding methyltransferase domain-containing protein, whose product MTEPYYKQHWVEIDADRHSAYDQILAFHPALEPMLRPLDLRPGLRVLDVGSGPGHTTLELARRVAPGGSVTGVDINAEFVARSSARARDGKLDATFVHSAFPPLPFPDNSFDRVWCKNVLEYVDSAADTVAEMVRVAAPGAVVVAVDSDWDMIVLETTPDSRERNDRILAASKAIAIKEPRIGRQLHGLFRRAGLDQINVEIFAGADTAGRSLPMLKASFARYARDSGKIAAPELERWLADVDSAVREGSYFFVLPQFVARGIKK is encoded by the coding sequence ATGACCGAACCCTATTACAAGCAGCACTGGGTCGAGATCGACGCCGACCGCCATTCCGCCTACGACCAGATTCTGGCCTTTCATCCCGCGCTCGAGCCGATGCTGCGGCCGCTCGATCTTAGACCCGGCTTGCGCGTGCTCGACGTCGGTTCCGGCCCCGGCCACACGACGCTCGAACTTGCGCGGCGCGTCGCGCCCGGCGGCTCGGTCACCGGCGTCGACATCAATGCCGAGTTCGTCGCGCGATCTTCGGCGCGCGCCCGCGACGGCAAGCTCGATGCCACCTTCGTTCATAGCGCGTTTCCGCCGCTACCGTTCCCCGACAATTCGTTCGATCGCGTGTGGTGCAAAAACGTCCTTGAGTATGTCGATTCCGCCGCCGATACTGTGGCCGAGATGGTCCGAGTCGCAGCACCCGGCGCGGTGGTCGTCGCAGTCGATAGCGACTGGGACATGATCGTGCTCGAGACCACGCCCGATTCGCGCGAGCGCAACGACCGCATCCTCGCGGCGTCGAAGGCGATCGCGATCAAGGAGCCTCGCATCGGCCGCCAGCTTCACGGCCTGTTTCGCCGCGCCGGCCTCGATCAGATCAACGTGGAGATTTTCGCGGGCGCCGATACCGCGGGACGCTCGCTCCCGATGCTGAAGGCTAGTTTTGCGCGCTATGCGCGCGACTCGGGCAAAATCGCGGCGCCGGAACTCGAACGATGGCTCGCCGACGTCGATTCGGCCGTCAGGGAGGGCTCGTATTTTTTCGTGCTGCCGCAATTCGTCGCGCGCGGAATCAAGAAGTAG
- a CDS encoding LLM class flavin-dependent oxidoreductase: MANIALACTILPDSPPSRLIEWSHAAEEAGFSGVFMTEANNDSLACSLALGLHTKRIKLGTAITNIYLRHPILLANEAAAVQEFTGGRFILGLGAGHREMNSTLGIEMGEPLKKMRETVATLRNALEGGKTGPVVKHKLPLYLAGVSRPMVKLAGEIGDGVIFNFFPPARVKQALGELAEGAKIAGRDPKQIEATLFATAFISDDLEAARRPARKLLSRYGALKFYGNMMARAGFEADIAGIRAAGRDGDAAIKAVSNELIDATLLVGSEARVRERLQELCAPGIGTAIVFTNPVNEDRNAAVIRTIRALKQ, from the coding sequence ATGGCGAATATCGCTCTAGCATGCACGATTCTTCCGGACAGTCCGCCGAGCAGGTTGATCGAATGGTCGCACGCGGCGGAAGAGGCCGGATTTTCCGGGGTGTTCATGACCGAAGCGAACAACGATTCGCTGGCGTGCTCGCTCGCGCTGGGACTTCACACCAAGCGGATCAAGCTCGGCACGGCGATCACGAATATCTATTTACGGCATCCGATTCTGCTCGCGAACGAGGCGGCCGCAGTGCAGGAATTCACCGGCGGCAGATTTATCCTGGGCCTTGGCGCGGGGCATCGCGAGATGAACTCGACGCTTGGAATCGAGATGGGCGAGCCGCTCAAAAAAATGCGCGAGACGGTGGCGACTTTGCGCAACGCGCTCGAGGGCGGCAAGACCGGCCCGGTCGTGAAGCACAAGCTGCCGCTCTATCTCGCCGGCGTGTCGCGTCCGATGGTCAAGCTCGCGGGCGAGATCGGCGACGGCGTGATTTTCAATTTCTTTCCGCCGGCGCGCGTCAAACAGGCACTCGGCGAACTGGCGGAAGGCGCAAAGATCGCGGGGCGCGATCCAAAACAGATCGAGGCGACGTTGTTCGCGACCGCTTTTATTTCGGACGATCTCGAAGCGGCGCGGCGGCCCGCGCGCAAATTGCTGTCCCGCTACGGGGCGCTGAAGTTTTACGGCAACATGATGGCGCGGGCGGGATTCGAGGCTGACATCGCGGGTATCCGCGCGGCTGGACGCGACGGCGACGCAGCGATCAAGGCGGTCAGCAACGAGCTGATCGATGCGACGCTGCTGGTCGGCTCGGAGGCGCGCGTCCGCGAGCGCCTGCAGGAACTTTGCGCGCCGGGAATCGGCACCGCGATCGTGTTCACCAATCCGGTGAACGAAGATCGCAACGCCGCGGTTATCCGCACGATTCGCGCGCTCAAGCAGTAG
- a CDS encoding M20/M25/M40 family metallo-hydrolase: MIFARLNRLRRTICSFAIASIAILLCATIAVAASPTATVTTAPTPDAASVAPSSQRSIAAVAPPPKPIDWDKVTREATDLLSQYIQINTTNPPGNEIATARMLKEKFLADGIAATTWEPEPGRGVVAARLRGIGKHTKSLILLSHMDVVPANPKEWEVPPFSGQIKDGKIWGRGAIDDKGPGVVELMAMLAIKRAGILLDRDILFVATGDEEEGGKNGAQWFVDHQEDIFSDADSLLNEGGGIRAQPDGRKTYMVSVSEKTPMWLKLTAQGTPGHASDPPAETAVTKLVRALQKLDDYKTPIRVIGPVDDYYRALGEINRGPKQFLNLNAALKDPAYLKQFLAEPNQNAHVRDTITPTVLSASNKTNVISETAYAEVDCRLLPGSDPQNFLKDIKTVISDDSIKVDVILNFPPISSPTRSPLMTAINTLAARRDKARVVPMMIIGFTDSHYFRQKKIAAYGFIPIEITTAEAHGVHGVNERIGVKELTEGIQRMVELLKLFGRR, from the coding sequence TTGATCTTCGCGAGGCTCAATCGACTCCGCCGCACGATTTGCTCTTTTGCGATCGCATCGATCGCGATCCTCCTCTGCGCCACGATCGCCGTTGCCGCGTCGCCGACCGCGACCGTCACGACCGCGCCCACGCCCGATGCCGCGAGCGTAGCGCCTTCCTCGCAACGCAGTATCGCGGCAGTCGCGCCGCCGCCGAAACCAATCGACTGGGATAAGGTCACGCGCGAAGCCACCGACCTGCTCTCGCAGTACATCCAGATCAACACCACCAACCCGCCCGGCAACGAAATCGCGACGGCGCGGATGCTCAAGGAAAAGTTTCTCGCCGACGGAATCGCCGCGACGACCTGGGAGCCCGAGCCCGGACGCGGCGTCGTCGCCGCGCGGTTGCGCGGAATCGGCAAGCATACCAAATCGCTCATCCTGCTGAGCCACATGGACGTCGTGCCCGCGAATCCCAAGGAGTGGGAAGTGCCGCCGTTCTCCGGCCAAATCAAGGACGGCAAAATCTGGGGCCGCGGCGCGATCGATGACAAGGGGCCGGGCGTGGTCGAACTGATGGCGATGCTCGCGATCAAGCGCGCCGGCATCCTGCTCGATCGCGACATCCTGTTTGTCGCCACCGGCGACGAAGAAGAGGGCGGCAAGAATGGCGCACAATGGTTTGTCGATCACCAAGAAGACATCTTCTCCGACGCCGACTCGCTGCTGAACGAAGGCGGCGGCATCCGCGCTCAGCCCGACGGGCGCAAGACCTACATGGTGTCGGTCTCCGAGAAAACCCCGATGTGGCTGAAACTCACCGCGCAGGGCACGCCCGGTCACGCCTCCGATCCGCCGGCCGAGACCGCGGTCACCAAATTGGTGCGTGCGCTGCAAAAGCTCGACGACTACAAGACGCCCATCCGCGTGATCGGTCCGGTGGACGATTACTATCGAGCCCTCGGCGAGATCAATCGCGGCCCCAAACAATTTCTGAATCTCAACGCCGCGCTCAAGGATCCCGCCTATCTGAAACAGTTCCTCGCCGAGCCCAACCAGAATGCCCACGTCCGCGATACCATCACGCCCACCGTGCTTTCCGCGAGCAATAAAACCAACGTGATTTCTGAAACCGCCTATGCCGAGGTCGATTGTCGCCTGCTCCCGGGCAGCGATCCGCAAAATTTCCTGAAGGACATCAAGACGGTCATCAGCGACGACTCGATCAAGGTGGACGTGATCCTGAATTTTCCGCCAATCTCGTCGCCCACGCGCTCGCCCCTGATGACCGCGATCAACACCCTCGCCGCGCGCCGCGACAAAGCCCGCGTCGTCCCGATGATGATCATCGGCTTTACCGACAGTCACTACTTCCGCCAGAAGAAAATCGCCGCCTACGGCTTTATCCCGATCGAAATCACCACCGCCGAAGCGCACGGCGTGCACGGCGTAAACGAACGAATCGGCGTCAAGGAACTGACCGAGGGCATCCAGCGGATGGTCGAGCTGCTGAAACTCTTCGGCCGCCGCTAA
- a CDS encoding DUF1499 domain-containing protein has protein sequence MAVAKLVYYGAIAALALVLAGILLAYLHLVAPLTGFLFFIISFFLSLIGVIVGLIAIVVTRTPERRVARPHALIGTVISLAIALPIITMVVRGMKYPPINDITTDVDSPPEFVFALTIPQNQGRDMKYDKAKYAARQQAGYGIIAPLKERIEPSAAFARVLDVAQKIPTWKVTYSDPSKNTLEAVATSKLFHFQDDVIVEIRPSPDGASLIEMRSKSRDGTGDFGVNRRRLRRFFGRIALSRGPSDNEDMP, from the coding sequence ATGGCAGTTGCGAAACTCGTTTATTACGGCGCGATAGCGGCGTTGGCGCTTGTCCTCGCCGGAATTCTCCTCGCTTACCTTCACCTGGTCGCGCCCCTCACCGGCTTCCTGTTCTTCATCATCAGCTTCTTCCTGAGTCTCATCGGCGTGATCGTTGGTCTGATCGCGATCGTTGTCACCCGCACGCCCGAGCGCCGAGTCGCCCGCCCGCACGCGCTGATCGGTACTGTGATCTCTCTCGCGATCGCGCTGCCGATCATCACCATGGTCGTACGCGGCATGAAGTATCCGCCAATCAACGACATCACCACCGACGTCGATAGTCCGCCGGAGTTCGTGTTCGCGCTGACGATTCCGCAAAACCAGGGCCGCGACATGAAATACGACAAGGCGAAGTATGCCGCGCGGCAGCAGGCCGGCTACGGAATCATCGCGCCGCTGAAGGAACGAATCGAGCCGTCAGCCGCGTTCGCACGCGTGCTCGACGTCGCGCAAAAGATCCCCACCTGGAAAGTGACCTACTCCGATCCGTCGAAGAACACGCTCGAAGCGGTCGCGACCTCGAAGCTGTTCCATTTTCAGGATGACGTGATCGTTGAGATTCGGCCGAGCCCCGACGGCGCGAGCCTGATCGAGATGCGCTCGAAGTCGCGCGACGGCACCGGCGATTTCGGCGTCAACAGACGCCGTCTTCGTCGCTTCTTCGGTCGCATCGCGCTCTCGCGCGGACCCTCCGACAACGAAGATATGCCCTAG
- a CDS encoding thiamine pyrophosphate-dependent dehydrogenase E1 component subunit alpha: MDISREELLDIYHTMQKIRLFESKVRDLAVAGEIPGFVHVSIGEEASAAGVCAALRQTDRITSTHRGHGHLIAKGGRLDRMMAEIFGKRTGYCKGKGGSMHIVDYSLGILGANGIVGGGLPIAAGSGLAAVITGKDDVTAAFFGDGASNEGTFHESLNLAAVWKLPVIFVCENNGFGEFTPMATVTSVTDIAVRAQAYGIPGHIVDGNDVLEVFKYTSEAVARARAGEGPTLLECKTYRWEGHVVGEAAFLGEEAYRTKSEVEAWKLKCPLIRFQKWCAETGKISTAELQRIVADTEKELADAIEFARASELPDVSEVTDDVYAP, translated from the coding sequence ATGGATATCAGCAGGGAAGAATTGCTCGACATTTATCACACGATGCAGAAAATCCGGCTTTTCGAGAGCAAGGTGCGCGATCTCGCGGTGGCCGGCGAGATTCCAGGATTTGTGCACGTGTCGATCGGCGAGGAGGCTTCCGCCGCGGGCGTCTGCGCGGCGCTGCGCCAGACCGATCGCATCACTTCGACCCATCGCGGCCACGGCCATCTGATCGCCAAGGGCGGCCGCCTCGACAGAATGATGGCCGAAATTTTCGGCAAGCGCACCGGCTACTGCAAAGGCAAGGGCGGCTCGATGCATATCGTCGATTATTCGCTCGGGATCCTCGGCGCGAACGGAATCGTCGGCGGCGGTTTGCCGATCGCGGCCGGCTCCGGCCTCGCCGCGGTGATCACCGGCAAGGACGATGTCACTGCGGCGTTCTTCGGCGACGGCGCATCCAACGAAGGCACCTTCCACGAATCGCTCAACCTCGCCGCGGTGTGGAAACTGCCGGTCATCTTCGTGTGCGAAAACAATGGCTTCGGCGAATTCACTCCGATGGCGACGGTCACCTCCGTCACCGACATCGCCGTGCGCGCGCAAGCTTATGGTATCCCGGGCCATATCGTCGACGGCAACGACGTGCTCGAAGTCTTCAAGTACACCAGCGAAGCGGTCGCACGCGCGCGCGCCGGCGAAGGCCCGACGCTGCTCGAATGCAAGACCTATCGATGGGAAGGGCACGTCGTCGGCGAAGCGGCGTTTCTCGGCGAAGAGGCGTATCGCACAAAATCGGAAGTCGAAGCGTGGAAACTCAAATGCCCGCTGATTCGATTCCAGAAGTGGTGCGCCGAGACCGGCAAGATCAGCACCGCCGAACTGCAAAGGATTGTCGCCGATACCGAAAAGGAACTCGCCGACGCAATCGAATTTGCGCGCGCGAGCGAATTGCCCGACGTCTCGGAAGTCACCGACGACGTTTACGCCCCCTGA
- a CDS encoding IS1595 family transposase codes for MNKRNQPPKPLTVKPRYTLAQTMSHFSTEDACKAYLRDLRWPSGVRCPRCQNENVHAVKAEQWRWQCRKCNKNGYRFSVITGTIFENTKYPLVTWFQVGYLMCQSKKGMSALQIHRQIGSGSYETAWYMCTRIRAAMKNETFDQLIGEVEADETWIGGKNKNQHANKRMYGKGEGGQYKDKTMVIGAISRKGNVVCQMIEEAGFNTLQNFVKEAVSQKVTLISTDENSGYRQLTRAGYPHQTVNHSKQEYVVGAIHTNTIERFWSLLKRGIVGSYHKVSKNYLPLYLNEFAFRYNHRENPDIFRALLSRV; via the coding sequence ATGAACAAGCGCAATCAACCACCGAAGCCGCTGACCGTAAAGCCTCGATACACGCTGGCTCAGACGATGAGCCATTTCTCGACCGAAGATGCGTGCAAGGCCTATCTCCGTGATCTACGCTGGCCTTCTGGCGTACGTTGCCCGCGCTGCCAGAATGAAAACGTTCACGCGGTCAAGGCGGAGCAATGGCGCTGGCAGTGCCGCAAGTGCAACAAGAACGGATACCGATTCAGCGTGATCACCGGAACGATTTTCGAGAATACGAAATATCCGCTCGTGACGTGGTTTCAAGTCGGCTATCTCATGTGCCAGTCCAAGAAGGGAATGAGCGCTCTACAGATTCACCGGCAGATCGGAAGCGGCTCGTATGAGACGGCGTGGTATATGTGCACGCGCATCCGCGCTGCGATGAAAAACGAGACGTTCGATCAGCTAATCGGCGAAGTGGAAGCCGACGAAACTTGGATCGGTGGCAAGAACAAAAACCAGCACGCGAACAAGCGCATGTACGGCAAGGGCGAGGGCGGCCAGTACAAAGACAAGACGATGGTAATCGGCGCGATCTCGCGGAAAGGCAACGTGGTCTGCCAGATGATCGAGGAAGCCGGATTCAACACTCTGCAAAACTTCGTCAAAGAAGCCGTGTCGCAAAAGGTCACGTTGATCTCGACGGATGAGAATTCCGGATACCGGCAACTGACTCGCGCTGGATACCCACATCAGACCGTCAATCACAGCAAGCAGGAATACGTTGTCGGCGCGATTCATACGAACACGATAGAGCGCTTCTGGTCGCTTCTGAAGCGCGGAATCGTCGGCTCGTACCACAAGGTCAGCAAGAATTATCTGCCGCTGTACTTGAACGAATTTGCCTTCCGGTACAATCATCGCGAGAATCCGGACATTTTCCGCGCATTGCTTTCACGCGTGTAG
- a CDS encoding OPT family oligopeptide transporter translates to MSYSDAVASPTSEHPARAEAAPREFTARGIALGVALALILGAANAYLGLYAGLTVSASIPAAVISMAILRILGGSTILENNFVQTIASAGEAVAAGAIFTFPALVIMGGVKTLPYVEVTALSVVGATMGALLVVFLRRAYIVEEALPFPEGVACAQVLRAGNAASNVRPLLIGGVISAMLKTSQDIFGFIPGAISGARFVGRAAIAGSLDISAALLGVGYIIGIRIATLVFAGGAFAWLIAIPLLTAVNPKRVMLSHAAFDAAATAAQLWSNQVRYLGVGAMLTGGVVTLWRLRARISAAIADSIRAMRTHQEAVVRAREDTDLSASAVLIAVACCIPVIFAICFMLSGQIALSAALAILLTLIGFFATAIAGYLTGIVGASNNPVSGVTVIVLLAVALFLKFIGVSGTIGPQLAILSGAIVCTAAAMAGDSTHDLATGYHVGATPRVLEIGVLIGAIASSFLMAPILNLLIAGYGIAGTATARAGALAAPQAFLMAKVTQGVFNGGLPLGTIAIGAALAAILGLSDRYLERAGSQWRTPIMPVAIGLYLPFGLSVTIFLGALVHAFFGAENADESGPGILLAAGLVAGEALMGVASGAMVTAGLNLPIF, encoded by the coding sequence ATGTCATATAGTGACGCGGTGGCGAGTCCCACTTCAGAGCATCCGGCGCGCGCCGAAGCAGCGCCGCGCGAGTTCACCGCGCGAGGAATCGCGCTTGGCGTAGCGCTCGCGCTGATCCTCGGCGCTGCGAATGCCTACCTCGGCCTGTACGCCGGATTGACCGTCTCCGCCAGCATCCCGGCGGCCGTCATCTCGATGGCCATCCTGCGGATACTAGGCGGCTCGACGATCCTCGAGAACAACTTCGTGCAGACGATCGCGTCCGCCGGAGAAGCCGTCGCGGCCGGCGCGATCTTCACCTTCCCCGCACTGGTCATCATGGGCGGCGTCAAGACGCTGCCCTACGTCGAGGTGACCGCGCTCTCGGTCGTCGGCGCGACGATGGGCGCGTTACTGGTCGTTTTTCTGCGCCGCGCCTACATCGTCGAGGAAGCGCTGCCATTTCCAGAGGGCGTCGCGTGCGCGCAGGTTCTTCGCGCCGGCAACGCCGCGTCGAACGTCCGCCCGCTGCTGATCGGCGGTGTGATTTCCGCGATGCTGAAAACGTCGCAGGACATTTTCGGATTTATCCCCGGCGCGATCTCGGGCGCGCGATTCGTCGGCCGCGCCGCAATCGCCGGCTCGCTCGATATTTCGGCGGCGCTGCTCGGCGTGGGCTACATAATCGGGATTCGAATCGCGACGCTCGTTTTCGCCGGCGGCGCATTTGCGTGGCTGATCGCGATTCCTCTTCTGACCGCGGTCAATCCCAAACGCGTGATGCTATCGCACGCGGCGTTCGACGCAGCCGCGACCGCCGCGCAACTGTGGAGCAACCAGGTGCGCTATCTCGGCGTCGGCGCGATGCTCACCGGCGGCGTCGTCACGCTGTGGCGTTTGCGCGCGCGAATCTCGGCCGCGATCGCGGACAGCATCCGCGCGATGCGCACTCATCAGGAAGCCGTGGTCCGCGCGCGCGAGGATACCGACCTCTCCGCGTCCGCCGTGCTGATTGCGGTGGCTTGCTGCATCCCGGTGATCTTTGCGATTTGCTTCATGCTGAGCGGGCAGATCGCGCTGAGCGCGGCGCTCGCGATTCTGCTCACGTTGATCGGCTTCTTTGCGACCGCGATCGCCGGCTATCTGACTGGCATCGTCGGCGCGTCGAACAATCCTGTGTCGGGCGTCACGGTGATTGTACTTCTGGCCGTCGCGCTGTTCCTCAAATTCATCGGCGTGTCCGGCACGATCGGACCGCAACTCGCAATTCTGTCGGGCGCGATCGTATGCACCGCGGCTGCGATGGCCGGCGACTCGACTCACGATCTCGCGACCGGCTATCACGTCGGCGCGACTCCGCGCGTGCTCGAAATCGGCGTGCTGATCGGCGCGATCGCGTCGTCATTTTTGATGGCGCCGATTCTGAACCTGTTGATCGCCGGCTACGGAATCGCGGGCACCGCGACTGCCCGCGCGGGAGCGCTCGCGGCGCCGCAGGCATTTCTGATGGCGAAGGTGACGCAGGGCGTTTTCAACGGCGGCCTGCCGCTCGGAACTATCGCAATCGGCGCGGCGCTCGCGGCAATTCTCGGCCTTAGCGATCGCTATCTCGAACGCGCCGGCTCGCAATGGCGCACGCCGATCATGCCGGTCGCGATCGGCCTCTATCTGCCATTCGGACTGAGCGTAACGATTTTTCTCGGTGCGCTGGTTCACGCATTTTTCGGCGCCGAAAATGCGGACGAAAGCGGTCCCGGAATTTTGCTCGCAGCCGGACTGGTCGCCGGCGAAGCGCTGATGGGCGTCGCGAGCGGCGCGATGGTCACCGCCGGCCTGAACCTCCCAATTTTCTAA